From a single Streptomyces liliifuscus genomic region:
- a CDS encoding SGNH/GDSL hydrolase family protein, which produces MRRSRLTAYVTSLLLATAFALTGATTAQASQQAAATGYVALGDSYSSGVGAGSYIGSSGDCKRSTKAYPYLWAAAHSPSSFSFTACSGARTGDVLANQLGPLGSGTGLVSISVGGNDAGFSDVMTTCVLQSESACVARINTAKAYVDSTLPGKLDSVYSAISAKAPAAHVVVLGYPRFYKLGGSCLAGLSETERAAINNAADYLDSAIAKRAADHGFTFGDVRPTFTGHEICSGSAWLHSVNWLNIGESYHPTASGQSGGYLPVLNASD; this is translated from the coding sequence ATGAGACGTTCCCGACTTACGGCATACGTGACCTCGCTCCTCCTCGCCACCGCCTTCGCCCTCACCGGGGCAACGACGGCGCAGGCGTCCCAACAAGCGGCAGCCACGGGCTATGTGGCCCTCGGCGACTCCTACTCGTCCGGTGTCGGCGCGGGCAGCTACATCGGCTCCAGCGGTGACTGCAAGCGCAGCACGAAGGCCTACCCCTACCTCTGGGCGGCCGCCCACTCACCCTCGTCGTTCAGTTTCACGGCCTGCTCGGGCGCTCGTACGGGTGATGTTCTGGCGAACCAGCTGGGCCCGCTCGGCTCCGGCACCGGCCTCGTCTCCATCAGCGTCGGCGGCAACGACGCGGGCTTCTCCGACGTCATGACGACGTGTGTCCTGCAGTCCGAGAGCGCGTGCGTCGCCCGCATCAACACGGCGAAGGCGTACGTCGACTCGACACTCCCCGGCAAGCTCGACTCGGTCTACTCGGCGATCAGCGCGAAGGCCCCGGCCGCCCATGTGGTCGTCCTGGGCTACCCCCGGTTCTACAAGCTCGGCGGCAGCTGCCTGGCCGGTCTCTCCGAGACGGAACGGGCCGCCATCAACAACGCCGCCGACTACCTGGACAGCGCCATCGCCAAGCGTGCCGCCGACCACGGCTTCACCTTCGGCGACGTACGCCCCACGTTCACCGGTCACGAGATCTGCTCCGGCAGCGCCTGGCTGCACAGCGTCAACTGGCTGAACATCGGTGAGTCGTACCACCCGACGGCCTCGGGCCAGTCGGGTGGCTATCTGCCCGTCCTCAACGCCTCGGACTGA
- a CDS encoding GNAT family N-acetyltransferase: MNISVYRPGELTAADRAAWSALQSKAHLHGAPELANPFLSPEFTLAVGRCRRGVRIAVVRESGEPVAFFPFQRTTAGVGRAVGLGVSDCQGLVHGPGFTWDARELLRACGLAVWEFDHLVEGQAPFEAEASGTFPSPVMDVDRGYETYLAQLRDRSPKFTRTTLAKDRKLGRDHGEVRYVHDERDPEALLTLMGWKSAQYRRTGRSDRFSQPWITRLTHQLFHTRSEPFAGTLSVLYAGGKPIAAHFGLRSERVLACWFPAYDPAFSKYSPGLVLHLRMAEAAAADGIAYLDLGRGQKEYKDSLKTRELVVSEGLVTRRHPVALGHRARRAPVRALRNAVLSRPELFEPADKALKRMGKIRSGR, from the coding sequence GTGAACATCAGCGTGTACCGCCCCGGCGAACTGACCGCCGCCGACCGGGCGGCGTGGTCGGCCCTTCAGTCGAAGGCCCATCTGCACGGCGCGCCGGAACTCGCCAACCCGTTCCTGTCACCGGAGTTCACCCTCGCCGTCGGACGCTGCCGACGCGGCGTACGGATCGCCGTAGTCAGGGAGAGCGGCGAACCGGTGGCCTTCTTCCCGTTCCAGAGAACCACCGCCGGCGTCGGCCGGGCCGTCGGTCTCGGCGTCTCCGACTGCCAGGGCCTCGTCCACGGTCCCGGCTTCACCTGGGACGCACGGGAACTGCTGCGGGCCTGCGGGCTCGCGGTGTGGGAGTTCGACCACCTGGTGGAAGGCCAGGCGCCGTTCGAGGCCGAGGCCTCCGGCACCTTCCCCTCCCCGGTCATGGACGTCGACCGGGGGTACGAGACGTATCTGGCCCAACTGCGGGACCGGTCACCGAAGTTCACCCGGACCACGCTCGCCAAGGACCGCAAGCTCGGCCGCGATCACGGCGAGGTCCGCTATGTGCACGACGAGCGTGATCCCGAGGCGCTGCTCACGCTGATGGGATGGAAGTCGGCGCAGTACCGCAGGACCGGGCGCAGCGACCGCTTCTCGCAGCCGTGGATCACCCGGCTGACGCACCAGCTCTTCCACACCCGTTCCGAGCCGTTCGCCGGAACCCTGTCGGTGCTCTACGCCGGCGGCAAGCCGATCGCCGCGCACTTCGGACTGCGCTCCGAACGCGTCCTGGCGTGCTGGTTCCCCGCGTACGACCCGGCGTTCTCCAAATACTCCCCGGGCCTTGTCCTGCATTTGCGCATGGCCGAGGCGGCTGCCGCCGACGGCATCGCCTATCTGGATCTCGGCCGGGGGCAGAAGGAATACAAGGATTCCCTGAAGACACGCGAACTCGTCGTGTCCGAGGGGTTGGTCACGCGCCGCCATCCCGTGGCGCTCGGGCACCGGGCGCGGCGCGCCCCGGTCCGGGCGCTGCGGAACGCGGTGCTGTCGCGGCCGGAGCTGTTCGAGCCGGCCGACAAAGCGCTCAAGCGGATGGGAAAAATCCGCTCGGGCCGTTAG
- a CDS encoding glycosyltransferase family 2 protein, translating to MSSVVRPAVSDQDPLTAGKYRPISTHLAIAPPVSVVIPAMNEAENLPYVFKTLPGWIHEVVLVDGNSTDNTVEVARELWPDVKVVKQVGKGKGDALITGFAASTGDIIVMVDADGSADGHEIVSYVSALVSGADFAKGSRFANGGGTDDMTPIRKLGNWALCTAVNRKFGARYTDLCYGYNAFWRHCLDKIDLDCTGFEVETLMNIRVVKAGLKVQEIPSHEYLRIHGSSNLRAVRDGLRVLKVILKERSNRRSLRRRPHAVALNSGPGEVS from the coding sequence ATGAGTTCTGTTGTGCGCCCGGCCGTGTCGGACCAGGATCCGCTCACAGCCGGAAAGTACCGGCCCATATCGACTCACCTGGCCATAGCGCCTCCGGTGAGCGTCGTGATTCCCGCCATGAACGAGGCGGAGAATCTCCCGTACGTGTTCAAGACATTGCCGGGTTGGATCCACGAAGTGGTTCTCGTCGACGGCAATTCCACCGACAACACCGTCGAGGTCGCCCGCGAACTGTGGCCCGACGTCAAGGTCGTCAAGCAGGTGGGCAAGGGCAAGGGGGATGCCCTGATCACCGGGTTCGCGGCCTCCACCGGCGACATCATCGTCATGGTCGACGCGGACGGCTCGGCCGACGGCCACGAGATCGTCAGCTATGTCTCGGCGCTGGTCTCCGGGGCGGACTTCGCGAAGGGGTCGCGGTTCGCCAACGGCGGCGGCACGGACGACATGACGCCGATCCGCAAGCTCGGCAACTGGGCGCTGTGCACGGCCGTCAACCGCAAGTTCGGCGCCCGCTACACCGACCTCTGCTACGGCTACAACGCTTTCTGGCGGCACTGCCTCGACAAGATCGACCTCGACTGCACCGGTTTCGAGGTGGAGACCCTGATGAACATCCGGGTGGTCAAGGCGGGGCTCAAGGTCCAGGAGATACCGAGCCACGAGTACCTCCGGATCCACGGCTCCAGCAATCTGCGGGCGGTGCGGGACGGGCTGCGGGTGCTCAAGGTGATCCTCAAGGAGCGCTCCAACCGGCGCTCGCTGCGTCGTCGTCCGCACGCCGTGGCACTCAACTCCGGGCCGGGAGAGGTGTCTTGA
- a CDS encoding S8 family peptidase codes for MAQLRSKKIRIAAITSVATAALLGAVTALPAQAAPAEGRILAADSPTAVKDSYIVTLKKGVDFKASSAEGKGLIKEYGGTVKKTFGAALNGYTATLSAAEARRLAADPSVAVVEQNQTVHVTDTTQSNAPWGLDRSDQTSLPLSGTYTYPDTAGSGVTAYVIDTGVRITHSQISGRASYGYDAVDGDTVASDGNGHGTHVATTIAGSTYGIAKKANIVAVRVLDNAGSGTTAGVIAGINWVTQNHSGPSVANMSLGGGASTTLDTAVANSIASGVTYAVAAGNSSANASSYSPARVASAITVGATTSTDAKASYSNFGSVLDIFAPGSSITAGWYTSDTATNTISGTSMATPHVAGAAAVYLAGHTSATPAQVATALVNGATTGKVTSPGTGSPNRLLKIVP; via the coding sequence ATGGCACAGCTGCGTAGCAAGAAGATCCGGATCGCCGCGATAACCTCCGTGGCGACCGCCGCCCTGCTCGGCGCCGTCACCGCGCTTCCCGCCCAGGCCGCGCCGGCCGAGGGCCGGATCCTCGCGGCGGACTCCCCCACCGCCGTCAAGGACAGCTACATCGTCACGCTGAAGAAGGGCGTGGACTTCAAGGCCTCCTCCGCCGAGGGCAAGGGTCTGATCAAGGAGTACGGCGGCACGGTCAAGAAGACGTTCGGCGCCGCGCTGAACGGCTACACCGCGACCCTGTCCGCGGCCGAGGCCAGGAGACTGGCCGCCGACCCGTCGGTGGCCGTGGTCGAGCAGAACCAGACGGTGCACGTCACCGACACCACCCAGTCCAACGCCCCCTGGGGCCTGGACCGCTCCGACCAGACGTCACTGCCGCTCTCCGGCACGTACACCTACCCGGACACCGCGGGCAGCGGGGTGACGGCGTACGTCATCGACACCGGCGTGCGCATCACGCACTCGCAGATCAGCGGCCGGGCCAGCTACGGCTACGACGCCGTGGACGGCGACACCGTCGCCTCGGACGGCAACGGTCACGGCACGCATGTCGCCACGACCATCGCCGGCTCGACCTACGGCATCGCCAAGAAGGCGAACATCGTGGCGGTCCGCGTGCTCGACAACGCCGGCTCCGGCACCACCGCCGGCGTGATCGCGGGCATCAACTGGGTGACCCAGAACCACAGCGGTCCCTCGGTCGCCAACATGTCGCTCGGCGGCGGCGCCTCCACCACGCTGGACACCGCGGTGGCCAACTCCATCGCGAGCGGCGTGACCTACGCGGTCGCGGCGGGCAACAGCAGCGCCAACGCCTCCTCGTACTCCCCGGCCCGCGTCGCCTCGGCGATCACGGTCGGCGCCACCACCAGCACGGACGCCAAGGCCAGCTACTCCAACTTCGGCTCGGTCCTGGACATCTTCGCCCCCGGTTCGTCGATCACGGCGGGCTGGTACACCAGCGACACCGCGACGAACACCATCTCCGGTACGTCGATGGCCACCCCGCACGTCGCGGGCGCGGCCGCCGTCTACCTGGCGGGCCACACCTCGGCCACCCCGGCCCAGGTGGCCACGGCCCTCGTGAACGGCGCCACCACCGGCAAGGTCACCAGCCCCGGCACGGGCTCCCCGAACCGCCTCCTGAAGATCGTCCCGTAA